From Labrus bergylta chromosome 22, fLabBer1.1, whole genome shotgun sequence, one genomic window encodes:
- the rwdd gene encoding RWD domain-containing protein 4, with protein sequence MTANEDQEMELEALRSIYEGDECFKEISPVSFQFRIGELEDTKAFLLDVSWPETYPETSPQITLDAFFNNRISAETKQLILSQLEEQVEANLGTAMMYTLFEWAKENQESLMENHKPVVTAVTSLSSGDTTNAASTTKKKERKEQLTKAQKRRIVSKTDNKGELPRGWNWVDVIKHVSNNQRNELKILTTAL encoded by the exons ATGACAGCGAACGAGGATCAGGAG ATGGAGCTGGAGGCTCTTCGCTCCATCTACGAGGGAGATGAGTGTTTCAAGGAAATCAGTCCAGTATCCTTTCAGTTCAGG ATAGGAGAGCTCGAGGACACCAAAGCCTTCCTCCTGGACGTCAGCTGGCCGGAGACGTACCCCGAGACATCCCCTCAAATCACCCTAGATGCCTTCTTCAACAACAGAAT ctctgcagaGACGAAGCAGCTCATCCTATCTCAGCTGGAGGAGCAGGTGGAGGCTAACCTGGGCACTGCCATGATGTACACTCTGTTTGAGTGGGCCAAAGAGAACCAGGAGAGCCTGATGGAGAACCACAAACCTGTGGTCACTGCTGTG ACGTCGCTATCGAGCGGTGACACGACGAACGCTGCCTCCACGAccaagaagaaggagaggaaggagcaGCTGACGAAAGCTCAGAAGAGGAGAATCGTCAGCAAAACAG ATAACAAAGGAGAACTGCCAAGAGGATGGAACTGGGTGGACGTGATAAAA CATGTGAGTAACAACCAGCGGAATGAACTTAAAATCCTGACCACAGCTCTGTAG